One segment of Herbaspirillum hiltneri N3 DNA contains the following:
- a CDS encoding glutathione S-transferase family protein, translated as MPKTTLRITSKNYSSWSMRGWLLAKFAGLPFQEDIVPPDDPDARAEILLLSSSILVPSLKHGDIFVWDTLAIAEYLNEVRPAAKLLPADQAARAHCRAICGEMHSGFSALRSALPMNLKAHFPNFKIWSRAQADIQRITTIWKECLATYGGPYLFGERTMADAMYAPVITRFITYDVKLEPICAAYSKRIMAMPEMKEWIAAAQKEPEDIDELDVEF; from the coding sequence ATGCCTAAAACGACTTTGCGCATCACCAGCAAGAACTACTCTTCCTGGTCAATGCGTGGCTGGCTGCTCGCCAAATTTGCCGGGTTGCCGTTTCAGGAAGATATCGTGCCGCCGGACGATCCCGACGCGCGCGCCGAAATCCTGCTGCTGTCCTCCTCGATCCTGGTGCCCAGCCTCAAGCATGGCGATATCTTTGTCTGGGACACGCTGGCGATCGCCGAATACCTCAACGAAGTCCGTCCGGCCGCCAAGCTGCTGCCGGCCGACCAGGCGGCGCGCGCGCATTGCCGCGCGATCTGCGGCGAGATGCACTCCGGCTTCAGTGCGCTGCGTTCGGCGCTGCCGATGAACCTGAAAGCGCACTTCCCCAATTTCAAAATCTGGTCGCGCGCGCAAGCCGACATCCAGCGCATCACCACCATCTGGAAGGAATGCCTGGCTACCTACGGCGGCCCGTATCTGTTCGGCGAGCGCACCATGGCCGACGCCATGTATGCGCCGGTGATCACGCGCTTCATCACCTACGACGTCAAGCTGGAACCGATTTGCGCCGCCTACAGCAAGCGCATCATGGCGATGCCGGAGATGAAGGAATGGATCGCCGCCGCGCAGAAGGAGCCGGAAGATATTGACGAACTGGATGTCGAGTTCTAG